The region GCCGTGTTGCGGGGGATTGAGCAGAAGGTCTCTCCCCCGGGTCATCCCTATTCTGTGGTCGTCAAGGTGGCCGAAGTAGTAGTCCCTCTTCCTGGGGTTCTTTGCCGCCTCGGAAGCGTCTATCCCGTAAACGTAACCTTTGGGAAAGGCAAGAACCCAACAGTGGTAGCCTTTAACAAGGCCGCTCCTGTTAACGGGGATACCTATCTCGAAAACGGCCGGAATACCTACGGCCCTGCAGAGGGCTATAAAGAGGGAGTGAAAATCGGTGCAGTTCCCCCTCTTTGCGTCGCAGGCCCAAACTGCGTCTCCCCGGCCCCACCCTTTTCCAGACTTATCGTACTTCATGTGGGTAACAACGTAGTTGTAAATGGCCCTGAGCTTCTCAAGGTCGGTCTTCTTACCGGCGGTTATCTGCCGGGCCAGCTCCTTAAACTTCTCAACGGGAACGAGCCTGTCGGACAGGTAGTAGCGTAGGGGAACCGGGCAACCCCTTTTGGTAGGTGAGACCTCGCTTCTTTCAACAACGGCAGTTACCCTCACCCTAACCGGCCTTTTAAGGGGCCCTTCCCACCTTAAGTAAAGGTAACTATTCCCGTACTCTTCCCCTTTCTTAAGGATGAAGCCTTCGGGAGCTTCAACTTTTAGCTCCTTCAACTTCTGCCACCTGTTCTGGTAGGGCACCGGAATCCAGAGCTCCACAAGCCGTGCATCGGGTTGAGGCTTCAAGTCTACGGTTTCGGTAAGCCTGTAAACCGCCCCGAAGGCGCTCTGAGCCGTTAAAACGGCGGCTAAAAGGGCAAGAAACTTTCTCATTAAACACCTCCGTAAGCCCGTTTAAGGAGAAAAAGGCCCACTAAAAAAGAGATAAAGGAAATCATCAGCGGTATGTAGGGCCTCTCTTTAAAGGTGCGGGCAAGCCCTCCCACGCGCTCGGGAAAGGCCAGCCTGTAGAGTCCGGTCAGAAGGAAAACGCCCCCTATGCCCATCTCAAGGCCGTCCCCTCCGAAGGCAATCGACAGAGCCCCCAAAACAACGGAAAACCAAGCGGAAACAATAACAAAAGAAGGGTCCTCCATCATGGAGAGGACCCTTTTGCAAACCTGCGGACGTAAAAGGTAAACGCCGCTAACGCCCGTAAGGGCAATTCCCCAAAAGGCGGTTATCTCCTTCAACCCTACCACCTAAAAGAGAAGCTGAAACTCTGTAGTCAGGAGGTTGTTCGCCGTTCCGGAGCCGTGACGCTCATGGGCAAAGGTGTAAGAGGCTCTGAGAGCCGTCTGCCAGCCGTGAATCAGGTAGTAAAAGCCAAAGGTGGTGTAATCTACATCGTAGGAGTCGTCTACGTTGTCGTTGGGGTCAACCCAGGAGTAGCGGCCAACAAGGTGGAGCTTCGGGTCGAAGAAGGTTCCCCAGTCTACCTGAATGTAGTAGCCCTTTGCATTCCCGAGGAATACGGAAGCTCCGGTGCTGCTTTTGGCATCTGTAGGGTTGTCAAACAGGTAACCGCCCATGAAAGTAAGACCGTAATCCTTCAAAGAGAGCTCCGTTTCGGCATCTATAAGGTGGCGCTTAACAGAAACGGCGCCGTACTTGGTGTAAACCAGCTTGGGAGAGTGGTCCGTTCCGCCTTCGTAGCCGAGCCTGAACCTTAAACCATAGCTGTCGTTTGAAACGAGCTTGGCGTCTGCCGCAAAAACGTAAGCGTACTTACCGTCCTGGTTGTAGATTTTGGAGCTGTTCCAGCCGTCGCCGTTAATAACGGCCGCGGTGAACTTCACGCCGTAAAGGGGTTTCGTTTGGAGGGCAACTCCAACATCGCGCCAAACGGGTGCAATCCAGTTAACGGCAACCGGCCTTTCGGGCAGCGAGAGCTTGGTTCCGCTCTTTAAGTAGCTGAGGGAAAGGGGAACCTTAAACAGTCCCATCTTTACACCGAAGGGGAGGTAAGAGGGGGAGTAGGTTAAATGGGCATCCCACAGCTCAACCGGAGCCCCCCTGTCGGCCCTTATCATAATCTTAAACTTGGTATCGTCGTTCACCTTGCCGCTTACAAAGAGGCGCGCCTTACGAACGGTAAAACCGTTAGCAGGGTCTCCCCAGATGGTTTTCCCCTCGTTCTCAGAGTAAGTGCCCCTAAAGAGAACCCTTCCACCAACCTTTAAACGGTCGGTTGTGCTCCTTCCGGGAGAAACGGCATACCCTCTTTCGGAAAGGAGTTTCCTCAGCTGGCGGTTCTCCTTCTCAAGCTGCTGGACCTTCTGCTCAAGAGCCTGGAGCTTCTGAAGAATCTCCTGAGTGGAAACCTCTTGAGCCCCTGCACCGGTGGAGGCAATAAGAACGGCCGAAAGTGCGAGCAGCGCTTTCCTCATACCACCCTCCTACACCTTTTCTATCTTAACCCTGGTACTGCTAAAGTCCGGAATGCCGGAAATGGGCTCAACAAGGGGCAAATCAAACATCTTAGGGTCTCTCCTTGTGAGCCTGTTCATTGTAACTCCAACACCCCTCCTGGGGTCAACCTTGGTCCAGTTGCCGTTACACACCTTGGTGCCGCCGAGCATCACAGAACTTGCGTTCTCTATGTAAACGGGGGAAGCCCCGTGCTGCCAGTGGCCGAAGTGGTGGGAGTAGGCAACCGTTCCCGGACGAACAAGGTTCGTGACCTTAACCGTAGTAACCACCCCTTTCCTGTTGGAGCGGGAGAAAACTCTAACCCTATCACCGGTTTTAAGGCCGAGCCTTTCGGCATCTGCAGGGTTAATCTTCAAGCTGAAGTCGGGCTCGTAAACAAGGGCCTGGTTGTAGCAGATTGTCCTCGACTGGGTGTGGAGGGCAGACTTATAGGTAATAACGTTAAACGGATAGTCTCTGTCGAGCTCCTCTACGGGCTCCCCGAAGTAGTCGGTGGAAGGATAAAACCTCAAAGTTCCCCAGTTCCTCTCGCCGGTAAGGGAGTTCCTGCTGGTTCCGAGCCTCTCGTTCCAGATATGGACCTTCGGGATACCGAACTTAAAGTTCCCCTTAGAGTCAAAAGTCTCCTCTATGGGCCTGAACACCCCGCCCCTAACAAGGAGCGTACATACCTTCTTCCACTCACTTTCAGAGAGAATCCCTTTAAACTTAGCAACGGGGTAGTTCTCCTCAACGAACCTAATCTCCTCTTCAGAGGCCTCCTTCAGGCCGGCATTCTCGGCGAGGTTGGCAATACCCCGCAGGTAGTAGTCCTCGGCCCTTATAAGGGGATAAAGCTTGCCGTTTTTTCCGGGTATGGCCCTTTCGCCGTAACCGGGCAGTTTCAAGTGGCGGGCAACATCTATGAGGAAAGTCTCAAGGCAGAAAGGCCTGCCGTCTTTGGTTTTACCTACCAGAGGTTCAACAACCGGAGTTCTAACGGCGGTGAACCAACAGCCGGGAGCGTGGGGGGTTAAAAAGCCGTAATGGCCCTCAAGGTAGGTTACGTCGGGCACTATGTAATCGGCGTAGATGTTGGTTTCGTTAATGGTAGTATCAACCGAAATGTAAAGGGGAACTTTATCGGGGTCTTTAAGGGTCTCTATGAACCGCCTGCCGCCGGGCATACTGTAGATTAGGTCGGAGAAATAGGTAATTACCACCTTAACCGGGTAAGGGTACTTCTGGTCTATCCCCGAAATGGCAGAAACCGAAAGGCCGCCTTTGGTGAAGGGGAACCACGGAAGCTTAGAGGGATACCCCTTCTCCTTAAACTCCCTGCTCTTTTCGTAAACGGCCTTTTCACGGGAAATCTTAACGCCCTTAGGCTTTTTAGCGCCGGGGAAGCTCTTAAGGTTGTAGAGCCCCTTCTGCCAGCTGGCGGCCCCTTTACCCCTACACAGATAACCTCCTTCCCTGTTAATGTTGCCCACAAGGGCGTTCATCATAGCAAGGGCGTAGCTGGCGTAAAGGCCTCCAACGTAGTTACCCCCTCCGTGGTAGGCGAAAGCAACCGAGTAGGGGGCGTGCTCCCAGAACTCCTTGGCAACTTTCTTAATCTTCTCCTCGGGAATGCCCGATTCCCGGGCGTAGAAAGAGAGCGGATGCTTCATAACGCTCTCTTTCATAATCTTGAAAGCGGTTTTAACCTTAATCCCGCCTACCTCTCCTTCCCACTCCAGAAGAGCCCTATCCACCTCAGAGGCGGCAACGGGTCTGCCGCTTTTGGGGTCTATAACAACCTCTTCGTTTGGACTCCCCTTAAGGCCCTCTACGTCTTTAACCCTTAAGAACCTACCTACCTCCGGGTGGTTTTCATCAACAATAACAAGGTGGGTAGCGTTGGTAAAAACGTTCCTACCGGCCTTTTCGGCCGCCTTCATAGAGGGAATGGAGAGGAAGTCCTCATCGAACCAGCCATTCTCCAGCATAACCCTTATAAAGCCCATGGCCAGCGGGCCGTCTTTGGTGGGCTTTACCGGAAGCCAATCGTGGGCATGAGCTATAGCCTTGGGAGCCCTCGGGTCAACGAGAACCAGTTTAAGCTCACCTGCGGCTATTCTACGGGCAATAATTGCACCGGAGGTATTAACTCCGGGCTGCTGGGCGGAGTAGACATTGGAACCGAAAACCAGCATATACTTTGCCTTCCAGTAGTCGGCCTTAAACTCAACCTGCTTACCGTCGGAAAGGGCGTAGTTGCCCATTCTAAAGCCGATACCGCAAATATCGGTGTGGGCTATGTAGTTCTTTGAGCCTATAGCCCCGAAAACCCAGCGCTTAATAAAGTGGCTCCTACCGGCCTGGGAACGGCCGGTGAACCAAACCAGCTGGTTCCTTTTAGTACCAAGGTAGGGGTCGGCAGGGTCAACCGGTTCATCGGAGAGAACGTCTTTTATTCCGGGATAGTAACGGTTATCGCCTATCTCCTTAAACAGGTATCCGCCCTCCGAAACCTCCCTTATAAGCTGCTCCCAGCTGATAGGTTTGAACTTACCCTCCCCTCTTTTTCCTATCCGCTTTAAAGGCCGGGTAATCCTGTAGGGGTTGTAAAGATAGTCGTTATCCATTTGAGGTTTAGCACAGGTTGTAGCTACGGCCTTGAAGCTCTCTTTCAAGGAAGTGGTGTAGGGAATCTCTCTACCGGAACGGTTGTAAGGGTGGTAAGGATTTCCGTCTACCTGAACAAGCTTCCCATCTTTAACGGCCACCCTTAAACCGCAACGGGCGTTACAGGCCAAGCAGACAGTATTTACAATCCTGTCGCCCTTGGGCTTTTTAGTTTCGGGGTAAAGGTAAGGATTCCCCCTTTCTACCGCCGGAACCAGCTCGGCGTGATGGCTCTTTAAAAGAGCCTTAGCTACTTCGGGTCTATCTTTCAACAGCTGAGCCAAGGGCCCGGAAGGTTTATAGAGGTTCCCGAAAACCAAAGCGCCGCTCGGGCAAACCGCCACACACCTGGGAACGTCTCCTCCCTTTACGGTACGCTCAAAACATATATCGCACTTACGCGCCTTGTTCCCCTTATCCATAACAATGGCGTTAAACGGACAGGCAGGTACGCACTTTTCACAGCCGGTACACTTAGAGTCGTCTATAACAACTACGCCGCCGCGGCCAACAGAAATGGCGTTAAACGGACAGGCGGAAACGCAAGGGTGCTCAAAACACTGCTTACAGATTTTCTCCTGAGAGAATATGAGCTTCGCCTTCGGGTACTCCCCGAGCTCCTTCTCCTCAATCCAGAACAGGTTAATTTCAGGGGTCTCGTTAAGGCCGTGCTCAAGCTGGCAGGCCGCCATGCAGGCCTTACAGCTCATACACTTACCCTGGTCAAATATTAAAACGGGCTTGAAGAGCTCTTTTCCTTCAGCCCCTTTAACCTCTACGCCTAAACCAACAAGAACGGTCAATCCGGCAACTTTTAAAAACTCCCTTCTCTCCACAAACCACCTCCTTCAAAAGTTCCCCTATAATTCTAAAAAGCTATTCGTAAAATAGAAAATCACTATCAAGAAAGTCCCTCTTATCAGAACTTTCAAACGTTTACTCTTTTGTTACAATTGAAAACCAACACCAACCCAAGGAGAGTGCGATGAAGAAAAAGGCGTTAGGCATTTTAGCCCTGGCAGCTTTCTCAACCGCCGCCGTAGCAGGCTGTGGTAAAGAAAACACCTCTATGAACACCCAAGAGAAAACCCAGGAACAAGCCCAAAAGGAAGCGCTTAAACCCCAACCTCTAACAGCCTTAGAAAACAACAAAAACTCCCAACTCCCTCCGGGACACCCGCCGATAAACGGAAACGAAAAACTCCCGCCCGGACACCCGCCGATAAACAGCGGCATGAGCGGTATGCAGATGCCTCCCGGACACCCCAACGTGGGAGTAACCGGCGGGAACTCTACCCTCCCTCAGGGACACCCACCAATCCACGGAGGAATGGGTGGCGACTTAATGGCAATGCACTCGGGTAAGAACTTAACAAAGTTCGACAGGCCGATAAACATTCCTCCGGAAGTTCAGAAAACTTGGAAACACGCAACTATAGATATAGTTGATAAAACTACAGGAAAAGTTGTTAAAGAGTTCAAAGTTTCCAAAGGACAAACGGTCAACTACGGAGGGCTCGAGATTAAGATACTGTACATTGTGCCCCATCTTGTTCTCGATAATGGCTACACTTCCGCATCTAACGAGCCCCAAAACCCTGCAATACTGGTAGAAGTGAAGGAAAACGGAAAAACCATATATGCCGGCCCCATATACCAGAAGTTTCCCACAATGTACAACATCAACCATCCCCGGTACGAGCTGATACTTAAAAACATCTCTAAGCAGTAAATCTTATTAGGAGGGGAGGTTTTCCCCTCCTAACTCCAAATATTCTGAATTTTTGCTCAAATTTATTCCTAAAACCCCACTTTTAAATAAGTTAAAGGTAGCGCAAAAAGACCGATTTTTACACAAAATCTACCCCAGTTGAAAAGGACAAAGGGAACCATTAAAATTAGAAATAAGGTCGGTCTTTCAAAATCGAATAGGCTTTTTGTTAGGGTTATCTAACTTGTACTGGACCAAGGTCTTGGGAACCAAGAGTATGAAACTCAAGCCCAAAATGAATACCTTGGCTTGTAATAGCTATTACCCATCAAGGGTTGAAATGCCCGAAAAAGTAGACGGGATTGCGACTGGACCTCTCTACGATATAGAGGTTCCACCCTTGGGAGTCTTTGTTGAAATGCCCGAAAAAGTAGACGGGATTGCGACGCAGGGAGGGTCACCTTGAAAGCTTCGGCTACTACCTTGTTGAAATGCCCGAAAAAGTAGACGGGATTGCGACCGTGTCTGAGTACTGGGTGTTCTCCTCCCATCTTCTATCTTCATAGTTGAAATGCCCGAAAAAGTAGACGGGATTGCGACAATCTAAAAGATATGAATCAAAGGTAATAGTATAGCTACTGTTGAGTTGAAATGCCCGAAAAAGTAGACGGGATTGCGACTTTCTGCTTTCCTCACTACTCTCATTCTGCACCTCCGTTGAAATGCCCGAAAAAGTAGACGGGATTGCGACAGTCCTTTGTCTTTGAGTTGAGAGGCTACCCTGAGTAGTTGAAATGCCCGAAAAAGTAGACGGGATTGCGACTCATGTTCCACCTCCTCTTGATTTTTAGATTTCGGGAGCTAGGGTTGAAATGCCCGAAAAAGTAGACGGGATTGCGACCAAAATCCTACAACAGATAAAATTGAAATCAAACACTATCCGTTGAAATGCCCGAAAAAGTAGACGGGATTGCGACCTGGGCCTCCAAGGCTGTCCTGCCTTCGGCGGTAAAGAATCCTAGGTTGAAATGCCCGAAAAAGTAGACGGGATTGCGACGCAATCCGCGTACTGGGTGTTCTCCTCCCACCTCCGTTGAAATGCCCGAAAAAGTAGACGGGATTGCGACATCATATTGATGGGGGTAATATTCTTCTATTATTATTTCCTGTAAGTTGAAATGCCCGAAAAAGTAGACGGGATTGCGACTTTTCAACACCACTTCCTTTATTTCGGAAGTGGTGGTATCAAAGTTGAAATGCCCGAAAAAGTAGACGGGATTGTGACGATTGCGACGCCCAATATCCTACGTCGATTCCAAGAAAATCTGCCTCTCTTGTTGAAGTGCCCGAAGAAGTAGATGGGATTGTGATGTAAACCAGCCTTTTCATTTCTGTTCCTCCTTTTGTTTTATAAGTTCTCGAAAAAATAAGCGGGATTGCGACATTTCCCCTTTGCCCTCAGGGTTTTCGAACGGTGAAACGTTCGTGGACGCGGCAGGCCTGCCTCTCGGGAAGGCATTAAATTAAGAGTTGAGGATGAACTTCTAAGAGAGGTGGAGCATGCCGGTAAGGGACTTAATCAGGAGGAAGGTGGTAGTTATTGAGCCCGACGACACTGTAAAGCTTGCCGCCCAAAGGATGGAAGATAAAATGGTGGGCAGCTTGGTGGTTATAGAGGGGGATAGACCGGTAGGCATAATAACAGACAGGGATTTAGCCCTAAGGGTTATAGGAAGAGAGCTTCCCCCCGACACCCCGATAAAGGAGGTGATGACAAGGGACCCGATAACAATAAGGGAAGACGCCTCTTTCTTTGAGCTAACAAAAACTTTCCGCGAAGCAGCAGTCAGAAGGTTAATTGTTGTTGACAAAGATGGTAAACTGGTGGGGCTTATCTCCATAGACGACACTATGGAGCTTCTGACCACCGAGTTTGCCAACCTTATAGCTGCAATCAGAGGGTAGATGATAAAGGTAGAAACACCGGTATTCGAAGGGCCCTTCGACCTTTTACTCTACCTGATAAGGAAGCGGGAAGTAAGTATATACGATATCCCCATAGCCGAGATAACCGAGGAGTTCCTGAACTACATCTACCAGATGCAGGAGCTCAACATCCCCGTAGCCTCCGAGTTTCTACTTATGGCGGCAACGCTTGCAAGGATTAAGTCGGAGTACCTGATTCCCCGGGAAGAGAGCGAAGACCCAAGAAGAGAGCTCGTCCAGATAATAGAGGAGTATTTAAAGTCTAAAAAGGCCGCTCAAGAGCTTGAAAAGCTTCAAGAGAAGGCAAGCCGTCTCATTCCCCACGACCCTTCGGAGTTAATCTTCCAGTTTCAGGAAAAGATAAAAATAGCCAACACAGCAGAAGACCTTAAAAGGGCATTCGAAGAGGTTTTAAGAAGGCGCAACGAGAAGGGCCTGCGGATAAAGGTGGGATTAACCATCTCCTCTGAGGCGTTTAAGGTTTCAGACAAAATGGGAGAGATTAGACTCCTAATGAGGGAGAAGTTCCTAATCCCATTCAGCAGCCTCATAGAGAAGGCTTCGTGCAAGCTGGAGGTTATCACCTACTTCCTTGCCGTTCTCGAGCTTGCCAAGCTCGGGGAGATTTCAACTTTCACAGACGGAGAGGAGATTTACATCTCAAAGGTTTTACCGGTTAAGTCTTCTCCTTCAGGCTCTTTTCAATAACATCGGCCTTACTCTGAAGGTTCAAAACTCTGTTTATGTAAGAGACCCTCTCAAGGCTCCTTCCCGAGTACTCAACAACGAGGTCTATCGGCAGTCCCCTCTTTAAGAGCCTTGCAACGTAGTTGTCTTTAAAGTCGGCCACAGTGTAGTCTCTGTCGAGCTGTTTCATTATCCGGTGAAAGGTAACTTTTATCGTTGAAGGGGTGGTGGAAAGGAGCGGGGAAATGGGGAGCTTCTCCTCCTTTATCTTGGAGAGCCTCTCTTCAACCTCCGGGTTAATCACAAAACGTTTTATCTTGTTTTCTTGAAGGACCGGAATCCCCATAAACCTGCCGAAGGAGCTCACCTTCAGTTTACCTATCTCCGAGGGAGAAAGGCCCAGGTGGACTATGAGCAGCATAGCCGTTTGGAGGTCTTGGGAGCGCAGGCTGCTCAGGGCAAGCTCTATACGCTTTATCTCGTCGTCGGTTATCGGGCGGAACTCTTTAAACTCGGCGTTTTCGGGCGGAACGAACCTGAGCCTCCGCTTTATCCCTTTAAACTTAAGGTAGTGCTGGATTGCAGACATGGCGGTGCGGAAGCTCTTTTCTGTTTTATACCGAACGGAGAAATAGCCGCAGAGTTTATCTTCGTCGAAGTCGGTAAGGTCGTAGTTATACAGGCTCAGAAAGGAAAAGAAGTATCTCAAAACCCTCCTGTAGGTGTCTATGGTGTTTTTCTTATAACCGTCCTCTATCAGCGACTGGAGAAAATCCTCCATTCCTTACCCGTTCCATAGAGGTTGGAGTAGTAGTAAAGGTTAACAAAGGTTCTCTTAACGTAATCCCTCGTTTCCTCAAAGGGCAAGTACCCGTCTGTAAGAATAATTAGGTCGGCAGGCGAGTTTACTGGGCCGTATAACCTCAGAGCTTTTGCAACTCTGCCAGGGCCACCGTTGTAAGCGGCGGCGGCAAGTGGGAAGAGCTTGAACCTCTTCATAAGGGAGTGGATGTAGTAGGTGCCGAACTTAACGTTAACGTTCGGGTTGAAAAGGTGGTGGACTTTGAAGCTCCTCACTTTGAGTTTCCTGGCAAGGTATCGGCCGGTTGTGGGCATTATCTGCATGTAACCGATTGCTCCGCTACGGGAGTAGGCCCTCCGGTTGAACAAACTCTCCTGCCGGGCAATTGCAAGGGCGTAAACGTCTCCGCCGAAAATCTCGGGAGCCGGATAGAGAACCTTCAAAAGGTAAGGGTAGCGGTGAAGCCTCTTTTTGAAGAGGGCGGCAATCTTTATCCCCCTTCGGTAGTAGCCGCACCTATACTGGGCAAGGGCGTTTTGCGGAGTTTTATCCTCTATGAAAGAGACCGCGTAGCAGGCTCCCCTTTCCACAAGGAGCTTCAGCCCCGAATCCTTAAAAGAGGGAGCAAACACCTCCTCCTTCTTAAAGGGGAAGCTCTTAGGGGGCTTTAAAAGCAGCGAGTAGAAGTTTACTCCCCTTCCCTTGAAAGGAACGCCCAAGCAGACAGAGCGCCAGGCAGAAAAGGGAAGCTCAGGGCGCCTCGGGACCCTTTTACACTCGCCGGTAAAAAGGTAGTAGCGCCCCAAGTAGTAACCGTAAAGGCGCGGGAAGAAGGGCTTCACCGTTTTCAGCACCTTCTTGAAAAAGCCCAAATCCTTCCTAAAAGAGTAATCGAGAAGGTAAACGGAAAGCCTGCGCTTTGCGGCTCTGCTCTTGCCCTCTTTAAGGTAGCGTTTAAAGTAGGAAAACTTCTCCGGTAAAGACCTTGAAAGGTAAGTGAGAAAAAGGTATCTTCTGGGAATTTCCTCGGCAGACTTAAACAGGGAAACGGCCTCTTTCCTCTTGCCCGATTTTAGAAAGGTGTAGGCAAGAAGGTAGGTGTAAAACCTATCGCCCCTTAAAAAGGAGAGGTAAAAAAGAGCCTCGTCGGTATTGCCCCGGGCGGCAAGCCGCCAAATCTTAACCCTTAAAACATTGGGAGTGAGGAGCGATTTGTAGGCGGAAGCTCCAACTGCCAAGGCTATATCTTCGTCGAAAGAGTCGGTCAGCTTCAAAACTCGCTTAAACAGAGGCAGCGCCTCCTTTCTTCTGCCGTTTTTAAGGAGCGCCTCGGCCCTCAGGAAAAGCTCAACCGCCCCTTTAGGACGCTCCGACGGCAGAGGAAACCTACCGCCCCGGCCAAGGCAGCTATCGTAGTAGAGAAGCCGGGAAAGCCTCTCGAGGGAAGTTCCTTTAAAGGAGTTTAAAAACTTTAGGGAGCAGAAGTCACCAGATTTTAAGTAGTTGAGGAAAAGAACAGCCCTATCCTTCGGGAGGGCAAGGGCATTTAAAGGGATTAAAAAAATCGCCAGAAGAAGTAAAAGCCTCATCGTCCTCTAATTATAGCGAAGGAGGCCCCCGAAAGGGGGCTCTCAGACCGCACGCAGTGCGGCCGGGGGGACGGCTTGTTGTGGGGCGTCGGGAAAGGCTACTTTCCAGACTGAGAGAGATTATCGGAACTACCCGTCAGTAGTTAAGACGGGTTAACCTTTTTCGTTAGAGGAGCGGCTAAAGAGGGGACCGAAGTCGGGAGTTCTAAGGTTAACAACCGGGCAGACCCTTACGCAGTTAAGGCACCGCAAACAGGCGGGCGAGTTTGGGTCTTCGTATATCGGGTAGTTAACGGGGCAGGACTTCTTACAGAGGTTACACTCTATACACCCCTTTTTATCTACCGAGAAGTCAACGATGCTGAGCTTGTTAAAGAGGGAGAACAAGGCCCCCAAGGGGCAAACGTACCTACAGAAGGGACGTTTTATGAAAATCGAGCCGTAGAGGAACATACTGCCGAAGGCGAGCTTAAATAGGAAAAAGGCCCCGGCCATGTTGGCTATCATAGAGCTTACGGCAACCCAGTATATACCGGCCTCTAAGGTTCCCGTAGGGCACACCATACAGAAGTAGTGCTCCTTAAACAGGAAGGGGAGAATCACAACCCCCAGGGCAAGCATCAGGTACTTTAAGTAAACAAAGGGGCGGGGGAGCTCAAACTTCATAGAGGGAATTTTGTAAAGGAGGTCTTGAAGCAGGCCGAAGGGGCAAACCCAGCCGCAAATCCACCTGCCGAAAGAGGCGGAAACGGCAGAGATGATACCGAGGGTCATAAGGGGGAGCTTGTTTATAACCAAGAAATGGGAGATGGTTCCTATCGGACAGGAGTAAAGGGCAGCCGGACAGGCGTAACAGTTCATTATGGGCAGGGGTATCGATTTGAGCCTGCCGGTGTAGAGTTTGGCAGTGACGAAGTTGTAGAGGGGAAGGTTTGCAAACAGGGCCGTTAACAGCTGCGACAGACGCCTGTTCTTCCACAGGGGCACTCTAAGCATCACTTTATCCCTATACAGGTGAGGCAGAGAATCCTGCCGTTGCTCCAGATTATCTGTGGCTCTCCCTTTAAAGCTCCGTAAAGGGTAAGGAGAAGGGCCGCCGCAAGCACGGCCCCGGCTATCGCCTTCTTAAGCATTTACCTTCTCTCCAAGCTCTTCGAGGAGCTTCTCAACAACTTCCGCAAAGGCCTTTGCGGAAGCGCTTTCGGGGTGAGAAATCACAATGGGAACGCCCTTATCTCCGGCCTCTACAACGGCGGGCTCTATGGGAATTCTCCCCAGGAAGGGAACATCCAGCTCCTTGGCTGCCTTCTCTCCGCCGCCGCGCTTAAAGAGGTCTATCTCTTTGCCGCAGTGGGGGCAGATAAGGCCGCTCATGTTCTCCACAATACCCAAAACGGGAACGTTCATCATCTTAGCAAAGCTGATGGACTTCCTGGTGTCCAGAAGGGAGACCTCTTGGGGTGTGGTAACGATTACAAAACCGTCCATGGGCTTTATGAGCTGAGCAACGCTCAAGGCCTCGTCTCCGGTTCCGGGGGGCAGGTCAACAATGAGGAAGTCTAAATCTCCCCAGTCTATTTCGGCAAGGAACTGCTTTATGGCCTGGTGCTTTAAAGGCCCCCTCCAGATAACCGGCTGGTCGGGGTTTTCAAGCAGGAAGGCCATGGAAACTATCCTGAGGTTGGGCATTCCCAAAGGAATGAAGGGCTT is a window of Thermovibrio ammonificans HB-1 DNA encoding:
- a CDS encoding CBS domain-containing protein, which codes for MPVRDLIRRKVVVIEPDDTVKLAAQRMEDKMVGSLVVIEGDRPVGIITDRDLALRVIGRELPPDTPIKEVMTRDPITIREDASFFELTKTFREAAVRRLIVVDKDGKLVGLISIDDTMELLTTEFANLIAAIRG
- a CDS encoding porin, which encodes MRKALLALSAVLIASTGAGAQEVSTQEILQKLQALEQKVQQLEKENRQLRKLLSERGYAVSPGRSTTDRLKVGGRVLFRGTYSENEGKTIWGDPANGFTVRKARLFVSGKVNDDTKFKIMIRADRGAPVELWDAHLTYSPSYLPFGVKMGLFKVPLSLSYLKSGTKLSLPERPVAVNWIAPVWRDVGVALQTKPLYGVKFTAAVINGDGWNSSKIYNQDGKYAYVFAADAKLVSNDSYGLRFRLGYEGGTDHSPKLVYTKYGAVSVKRHLIDAETELSLKDYGLTFMGGYLFDNPTDAKSSTGASVFLGNAKGYYIQVDWGTFFDPKLHLVGRYSWVDPNDNVDDSYDVDYTTFGFYYLIHGWQTALRASYTFAHERHGSGTANNLLTTEFQLLF
- a CDS encoding transglutaminase-like domain-containing protein, with product MRKFLALLAAVLTAQSAFGAVYRLTETVDLKPQPDARLVELWIPVPYQNRWQKLKELKVEAPEGFILKKGEEYGNSYLYLRWEGPLKRPVRVRVTAVVERSEVSPTKRGCPVPLRYYLSDRLVPVEKFKELARQITAGKKTDLEKLRAIYNYVVTHMKYDKSGKGWGRGDAVWACDAKRGNCTDFHSLFIALCRAVGIPAVFEIGIPVNRSGLVKGYHCWVLAFPKGYVYGIDASEAAKNPRKRDYYFGHLDDHRIGMTRGRDLLLNPPQHGDRLNYMYKAYEEIDLHPVPTGVKTYFFVEKLR
- a CDS encoding DUF2155 domain-containing protein — encoded protein: MKKKALGILALAAFSTAAVAGCGKENTSMNTQEKTQEQAQKEALKPQPLTALENNKNSQLPPGHPPINGNEKLPPGHPPINSGMSGMQMPPGHPNVGVTGGNSTLPQGHPPIHGGMGGDLMAMHSGKNLTKFDRPINIPPEVQKTWKHATIDIVDKTTGKVVKEFKVSKGQTVNYGGLEIKILYIVPHLVLDNGYTSASNEPQNPAILVEVKENGKTIYAGPIYQKFPTMYNINHPRYELILKNISKQ
- a CDS encoding 4Fe-4S dicluster domain-containing protein → MERREFLKVAGLTVLVGLGVEVKGAEGKELFKPVLIFDQGKCMSCKACMAACQLEHGLNETPEINLFWIEEKELGEYPKAKLIFSQEKICKQCFEHPCVSACPFNAISVGRGGVVVIDDSKCTGCEKCVPACPFNAIVMDKGNKARKCDICFERTVKGGDVPRCVAVCPSGALVFGNLYKPSGPLAQLLKDRPEVAKALLKSHHAELVPAVERGNPYLYPETKKPKGDRIVNTVCLACNARCGLRVAVKDGKLVQVDGNPYHPYNRSGREIPYTTSLKESFKAVATTCAKPQMDNDYLYNPYRITRPLKRIGKRGEGKFKPISWEQLIREVSEGGYLFKEIGDNRYYPGIKDVLSDEPVDPADPYLGTKRNQLVWFTGRSQAGRSHFIKRWVFGAIGSKNYIAHTDICGIGFRMGNYALSDGKQVEFKADYWKAKYMLVFGSNVYSAQQPGVNTSGAIIARRIAAGELKLVLVDPRAPKAIAHAHDWLPVKPTKDGPLAMGFIRVMLENGWFDEDFLSIPSMKAAEKAGRNVFTNATHLVIVDENHPEVGRFLRVKDVEGLKGSPNEEVVIDPKSGRPVAASEVDRALLEWEGEVGGIKVKTAFKIMKESVMKHPLSFYARESGIPEEKIKKVAKEFWEHAPYSVAFAYHGGGNYVGGLYASYALAMMNALVGNINREGGYLCRGKGAASWQKGLYNLKSFPGAKKPKGVKISREKAVYEKSREFKEKGYPSKLPWFPFTKGGLSVSAISGIDQKYPYPVKVVITYFSDLIYSMPGGRRFIETLKDPDKVPLYISVDTTINETNIYADYIVPDVTYLEGHYGFLTPHAPGCWFTAVRTPVVEPLVGKTKDGRPFCLETFLIDVARHLKLPGYGERAIPGKNGKLYPLIRAEDYYLRGIANLAENAGLKEASEEEIRFVEENYPVAKFKGILSESEWKKVCTLLVRGGVFRPIEETFDSKGNFKFGIPKVHIWNERLGTSRNSLTGERNWGTLRFYPSTDYFGEPVEELDRDYPFNVITYKSALHTQSRTICYNQALVYEPDFSLKINPADAERLGLKTGDRVRVFSRSNRKGVVTTVKVTNLVRPGTVAYSHHFGHWQHGASPVYIENASSVMLGGTKVCNGNWTKVDPRRGVGVTMNRLTRRDPKMFDLPLVEPISGIPDFSSTRVKIEKV